In Nothobranchius furzeri strain GRZ-AD chromosome 18, NfurGRZ-RIMD1, whole genome shotgun sequence, a single genomic region encodes these proteins:
- the atg9a gene encoding autophagy-related protein 9A isoform X1: MAHFDTEYQRLEASYSDSPPGEENLLMHVAEGSKSQWHHIENLDLFFQRVYNLHQKNGFTCMLLGEIFELVQLLFVVGFTVFLANCVDYDILFANKFVNHTNSFKVTLPDAFLPVDVCSAHIRDNTFVIFVLIISGVFWLHRFVKFIYNVCCYWEIRSFYIHALKMSMSELPYATWQEVQARIIEIQKEHQICIHKKELTELDIYHRILRFKNYMVAMVNKSLLPVRFRLPVLGECVFYTRGLKYNFELIFFWGPGSLFENEWSLKPEYKRGGNRLELADRLASRILWIGIANLLLCPVILVWQILYAFFSYTEVSAPHPRIRALKFYFCSSSLCLCTQVIKREPGSLGARCWSLYGRCYLRHFNELDHELMSRLSKGYKAASKYMNCFLSPLLMVVAKNVAFFAGSLLAVLIALTIYDEDVLAVEHVLSSITLLGVCITVCRSFIPDKLMVFCPEQLLRVILAHIHYMPDHWQGNAHRYETRDQFSQLFQYKAVFILEELLSPVVTPIILIFCLRRKSLEIIDFFRNFTVEVVGVGDTCSFAQMDIRQHGHPAWMSAGETEASIYQQAEDGKTELSLMHFAITNPQWQPPQETTHFIHQLKERVHREATAGPDARPLSLSESEPRSLVADMLAGPSTLAPVHFGCNSSLMNNAAAGINSAATGLRSLSPICSSLYLRGSLSAAHRAGGCSGRTMAGSGTDARTVSSGSSAWEGQLTSLVLSEYASTEMSIHALYMHELHKQQSRGEPSRHTWHRQESDESSDSIPDEVRSEPSARSLSFPRSHTFPTATSSPSAASASASATRGATVGQEWARSQSSSQRRHSGPAADQFGAGGRVARTSRMPMGGWAEDGTAASRHHEPLPEETSEDEAPPHIHKMT; encoded by the exons ATGGCGCATTTTGACACAGAGTACCAGCGCCTGGAAGCGTCCTACAGCGACTCTCCCCCCGGAGAAGAAAACCTGCTGATGCACGTGGCCGAAGGAAGCAAAT CCCAGTGGCATCACATTGAAAACCTGGACCTGTTTTTTCAAAGA GTCTATAATCTTCACCAGAAGAATGGATTCACCTGCATGTTGTTGGGGGAGATCTTTGAGCTGGT TCAGCTGCTGTTTGTGGTTGGCTTCACCGTGTTCCTCGCTAACTGCGTGGATTATGACATACTTTTTGCCAACAAGTTTGTAAACCACACTAATTCTTTTAAAGTCACTTTGCCTGATGCATTCCTCCCAGTGGATGTCTGCAGCGCTCA CATTCGAGACAACACGTTTGTGATCTTCGTGTTGATCATCTCCGGGGTGTTTTGGCTACATCGCTTTGTCAAATTTATCTACAACGTTTGCTGTTACTGGGAGATCAGATCTTTCTACATCCACGCCCTCAAGATGTCCATG TCTGAGCTCCCCTATGCAACATGGCAGGAAGTTCAGGCCAGGATCATCGAGATCCAGAAGGAGCACCAGATTTGCATTCATAAAAAAGAACTGACAGAGCTGGATATTTACCACCGCATCCTCCGCTTTAAAAACTACATG GTTGCTATGGTAAACAAATCTCTCCTCCCTGTGCGATTTCGGCTTCCGGTGCTCGGAGAGTGCGTCTTTTACACTCGCGGTCTTAAGTACAACTTTGAGCTCATCTTTTTTTGGGGACCAG GCTCTCTGTTTGAGAACGAGTGGAGTTTAAAACCTGAGTATAAGAGAGGAGGCAACAGGCTCGAGCTCGCCGACCGGCTGGCGTCTCGCATCCTTTGGATTGGGATTGCTAATCTGCTGCTGTGTCCAGTCATCCTGGTGTGGCAGATTCTTTATGCTTTTTTCAGTTACACCGAGGTAAGCGCTCCACATCCACGCATCAGAGCTCTgaagttttatttctgcagcagcagcttgtGTTTGTGCACCCAGGTGATCAAACGAGAGCCCGGTTCTCTGGGGGCGAGATGCTGGTCTCTCTATGGTCGATGTTATTTACGTCACTTTAATGAACTGGACCATGAACTCATGTCCCGCCTCAGCAAAGGCTACAAG GCTGCATCCAAGTACATGAACTGCTTCCTGTCCCCTCTGCTGATGGTAGTCGCCAAAAACGTTGCGTTTTTTGCCGGGTCCCTCCTGGCAGTTCTTATTGCCCTGACAATCTATGATGAGGACGTTCTAGCAGTGGAACATGTTCTCTCCTCAATCACACTGCTAGGAGTGTGTATCACAGTCTGCAG GTCATTTATTCCTGATAAGCTCATGGTCTTCTGTCCTGAACAGCTGTTGCGAGTCATCCTGGCTCACATCCACTACATGCCCGACCACTGGCAGGGCAACGCCCACAGATATGAGACCCGAGACCAGTTCTCACAGCTCTTCCAGTACAAAGCA GTGTTTATTCTAGAGGAGCTGCTCAGTCCGGTGGTGACTCCCATCATCCTCATCTTCTGTCTGAGGAGAAAGTCTCTTGAGATCATAGATTTCTTCAGGAACTTCACTGTGGAAGTGGTAGGCGTCGGTGACACCTGCTCCTTTGCCCAGATGGACATAAGACAGCATGGACATCCCGCG TGGATGTCAGCAGGCGAGACCGAGGCATCCATCTACCAACAAGCAGAAGACGGGAAGACAGAGTTGTCCCTCATGCACTTTGCCATCACCAACCCGCAGTGGCAGCCTCCTCAAGAGACAACCCACTTCATCCACCAGCTGAAAGAACGAGTCCACAGAGAGGCCACGGCAGGGCCTGACGCTCGCCCTCTCTCCTTATCAGAGTCTGAA CCGAGGAGTCTTGTTGCAGACATGTTGGCGGGCCCCTCCACACTGGCACCGGTTCATTTTGGCTGCAACAGCTCTTTGATGAATAATGCAGCAGCTGGAATCAACAGTGCAGCGACCGGCCTGCGTTCTCTTTCACCAATCTGCAGCAGTCTGTACCTGAGAGGCAGTCTGAGTGCTGCTCATAGAGCTGGTGGTTGCAGTGGCAGAACCATGGCTGGTTCTGG AACCGACGCTCGAACTGTGAGCTCTGGCAGCAGCGCGTGGGAGGGGCAGCTCACCAGTTTGGTCTTGTCGGAGTATGCCTCCACTGAAATGAGCATCCATGCGCTCTACATGCATGAG CTTCACAAGCAGCAGTCTCGTGGTGAGCCATCACGCCACACGTGGCACCGTCAGGAGAGCGATGAAAGCAGCGACAGCATCCCAGATGAAGTAAGAAGTGAACCCAGTGCTCGCTCTCTGAGTTTCCCTCGCTCCCACACTTTCCCCACCGCAACCTCAAGTCCGAGTGCCGCTTCGGCTTCAGCCTCCGCCACCAGAGGTGCCACGGTGGGCCAGGAGTGGGCGAGGTcacagagcagcagccagcggcgCCACAGCGGACCTGCTGCAG ACCAGTTTGGTGCAGGGGGCAGGGTGGCGAGAACGTCTCGTATGCCCATGGGTGGATGGGCTGAGGACGGGACGGCAGCATCCCGACACCATGAGCCTCTACCTGAGGAGACTTCAGAAGATGAGGCGCCTCCTCACATACACAAG ATGACATAA
- the atg9a gene encoding autophagy-related protein 9A isoform X2 → MAHFDTEYQRLEASYSDSPPGEENLLMHVAEGSKSQWHHIENLDLFFQRVYNLHQKNGFTCMLLGEIFELVQLLFVVGFTVFLANCVDYDILFANKFVNHTNSFKVTLPDAFLPVDVCSAHIRDNTFVIFVLIISGVFWLHRFVKFIYNVCCYWEIRSFYIHALKMSMSELPYATWQEVQARIIEIQKEHQICIHKKELTELDIYHRILRFKNYMVAMVNKSLLPVRFRLPVLGECVFYTRGLKYNFELIFFWGPGSLFENEWSLKPEYKRGGNRLELADRLASRILWIGIANLLLCPVILVWQILYAFFSYTEVIKREPGSLGARCWSLYGRCYLRHFNELDHELMSRLSKGYKAASKYMNCFLSPLLMVVAKNVAFFAGSLLAVLIALTIYDEDVLAVEHVLSSITLLGVCITVCRSFIPDKLMVFCPEQLLRVILAHIHYMPDHWQGNAHRYETRDQFSQLFQYKAVFILEELLSPVVTPIILIFCLRRKSLEIIDFFRNFTVEVVGVGDTCSFAQMDIRQHGHPAWMSAGETEASIYQQAEDGKTELSLMHFAITNPQWQPPQETTHFIHQLKERVHREATAGPDARPLSLSESEPRSLVADMLAGPSTLAPVHFGCNSSLMNNAAAGINSAATGLRSLSPICSSLYLRGSLSAAHRAGGCSGRTMAGSGTDARTVSSGSSAWEGQLTSLVLSEYASTEMSIHALYMHELHKQQSRGEPSRHTWHRQESDESSDSIPDEVRSEPSARSLSFPRSHTFPTATSSPSAASASASATRGATVGQEWARSQSSSQRRHSGPAADQFGAGGRVARTSRMPMGGWAEDGTAASRHHEPLPEETSEDEAPPHIHKMT, encoded by the exons ATGGCGCATTTTGACACAGAGTACCAGCGCCTGGAAGCGTCCTACAGCGACTCTCCCCCCGGAGAAGAAAACCTGCTGATGCACGTGGCCGAAGGAAGCAAAT CCCAGTGGCATCACATTGAAAACCTGGACCTGTTTTTTCAAAGA GTCTATAATCTTCACCAGAAGAATGGATTCACCTGCATGTTGTTGGGGGAGATCTTTGAGCTGGT TCAGCTGCTGTTTGTGGTTGGCTTCACCGTGTTCCTCGCTAACTGCGTGGATTATGACATACTTTTTGCCAACAAGTTTGTAAACCACACTAATTCTTTTAAAGTCACTTTGCCTGATGCATTCCTCCCAGTGGATGTCTGCAGCGCTCA CATTCGAGACAACACGTTTGTGATCTTCGTGTTGATCATCTCCGGGGTGTTTTGGCTACATCGCTTTGTCAAATTTATCTACAACGTTTGCTGTTACTGGGAGATCAGATCTTTCTACATCCACGCCCTCAAGATGTCCATG TCTGAGCTCCCCTATGCAACATGGCAGGAAGTTCAGGCCAGGATCATCGAGATCCAGAAGGAGCACCAGATTTGCATTCATAAAAAAGAACTGACAGAGCTGGATATTTACCACCGCATCCTCCGCTTTAAAAACTACATG GTTGCTATGGTAAACAAATCTCTCCTCCCTGTGCGATTTCGGCTTCCGGTGCTCGGAGAGTGCGTCTTTTACACTCGCGGTCTTAAGTACAACTTTGAGCTCATCTTTTTTTGGGGACCAG GCTCTCTGTTTGAGAACGAGTGGAGTTTAAAACCTGAGTATAAGAGAGGAGGCAACAGGCTCGAGCTCGCCGACCGGCTGGCGTCTCGCATCCTTTGGATTGGGATTGCTAATCTGCTGCTGTGTCCAGTCATCCTGGTGTGGCAGATTCTTTATGCTTTTTTCAGTTACACCGAG GTGATCAAACGAGAGCCCGGTTCTCTGGGGGCGAGATGCTGGTCTCTCTATGGTCGATGTTATTTACGTCACTTTAATGAACTGGACCATGAACTCATGTCCCGCCTCAGCAAAGGCTACAAG GCTGCATCCAAGTACATGAACTGCTTCCTGTCCCCTCTGCTGATGGTAGTCGCCAAAAACGTTGCGTTTTTTGCCGGGTCCCTCCTGGCAGTTCTTATTGCCCTGACAATCTATGATGAGGACGTTCTAGCAGTGGAACATGTTCTCTCCTCAATCACACTGCTAGGAGTGTGTATCACAGTCTGCAG GTCATTTATTCCTGATAAGCTCATGGTCTTCTGTCCTGAACAGCTGTTGCGAGTCATCCTGGCTCACATCCACTACATGCCCGACCACTGGCAGGGCAACGCCCACAGATATGAGACCCGAGACCAGTTCTCACAGCTCTTCCAGTACAAAGCA GTGTTTATTCTAGAGGAGCTGCTCAGTCCGGTGGTGACTCCCATCATCCTCATCTTCTGTCTGAGGAGAAAGTCTCTTGAGATCATAGATTTCTTCAGGAACTTCACTGTGGAAGTGGTAGGCGTCGGTGACACCTGCTCCTTTGCCCAGATGGACATAAGACAGCATGGACATCCCGCG TGGATGTCAGCAGGCGAGACCGAGGCATCCATCTACCAACAAGCAGAAGACGGGAAGACAGAGTTGTCCCTCATGCACTTTGCCATCACCAACCCGCAGTGGCAGCCTCCTCAAGAGACAACCCACTTCATCCACCAGCTGAAAGAACGAGTCCACAGAGAGGCCACGGCAGGGCCTGACGCTCGCCCTCTCTCCTTATCAGAGTCTGAA CCGAGGAGTCTTGTTGCAGACATGTTGGCGGGCCCCTCCACACTGGCACCGGTTCATTTTGGCTGCAACAGCTCTTTGATGAATAATGCAGCAGCTGGAATCAACAGTGCAGCGACCGGCCTGCGTTCTCTTTCACCAATCTGCAGCAGTCTGTACCTGAGAGGCAGTCTGAGTGCTGCTCATAGAGCTGGTGGTTGCAGTGGCAGAACCATGGCTGGTTCTGG AACCGACGCTCGAACTGTGAGCTCTGGCAGCAGCGCGTGGGAGGGGCAGCTCACCAGTTTGGTCTTGTCGGAGTATGCCTCCACTGAAATGAGCATCCATGCGCTCTACATGCATGAG CTTCACAAGCAGCAGTCTCGTGGTGAGCCATCACGCCACACGTGGCACCGTCAGGAGAGCGATGAAAGCAGCGACAGCATCCCAGATGAAGTAAGAAGTGAACCCAGTGCTCGCTCTCTGAGTTTCCCTCGCTCCCACACTTTCCCCACCGCAACCTCAAGTCCGAGTGCCGCTTCGGCTTCAGCCTCCGCCACCAGAGGTGCCACGGTGGGCCAGGAGTGGGCGAGGTcacagagcagcagccagcggcgCCACAGCGGACCTGCTGCAG ACCAGTTTGGTGCAGGGGGCAGGGTGGCGAGAACGTCTCGTATGCCCATGGGTGGATGGGCTGAGGACGGGACGGCAGCATCCCGACACCATGAGCCTCTACCTGAGGAGACTTCAGAAGATGAGGCGCCTCCTCACATACACAAG ATGACATAA